The following proteins are co-located in the Paroedura picta isolate Pp20150507F chromosome 18, Ppicta_v3.0, whole genome shotgun sequence genome:
- the UACA gene encoding uveal autoantigen with coiled-coil domains and ankyrin repeats isoform X2 yields the protein MKSLKSRLRWAEAAPGGAGGPGGSLTALGGLTADWNKYDDRLMKAAERGDVEKIASVLSKKGVNPTKLDVEGRSAFHVVASKGNLDCLNTILVHGVDLVATDAAGRNALHLAAKYGHALCLQKLLQYNCPTENADLQGRTALHDAAMSDCPSSIQLLCDHGASVNARDTDGRTPLVLATQMCRPIISQLLLDRGADVNARDKQNRTALMLGCEYGCKDAVEVLLRNGADTAAVDALGHDCCYYARIGDNVDILQLLKAALEESSKMGFEGVKKGQPVIKVPNLLPKWSLPSAPEEAAFKPYQKEHRNVQDVERENEDLKGRMREVQQEHRILLERINGLQLQLNEEQMVADDLESEKDELGRLLTAKERQQEESLRALEALKSKLRLYESDHAVPGSSFVNQEVLLKQGPGYSAEQQSRSMVRPLELSGPGHSLASEAEALKRELSHLRSCYEAARGEVGKLQLELSHKSAECRALASECERTKQESDRQIRQLEDALKDVQKRMFDSEGKVKQMQSHFLALKEHLTSEAAAGGGKAAEELKGQLKDLKAKYEGASAEVGKLRNQLKQNELLVEEFRRDEGRLVQENKRLQAELGGWRAERERKEKRLSEAEGQLKEAAAKFEKMKNSLSGEVSERARKLAEMEEERGKLHEESQLLRAELERQKAQLAQAVRPEEHRQLKSRYEQRAQELERAQSELGLQNQALRKEVERASAERGLLRGQVDALRSEMKSQHVPLQVTEELKKANQKALEELNRKLGEATEKCHGYKAEVEKLLAEKASLGENLAQLQATYVPPEKHQQEAGALKSTIAALQEQLAKLGQMYGEERAHARKLLTENAALQKTMEEQYVPASTHEEAKQALNSMLEKTGRELLDLKEKMESVKQEFVNGNEENAALKKKLWGLQCQVEGGEYVSRKDHEGQVCALNRAVQELQQSHAEVLGQCQAKQEEVSQLHAEIEAQKKELDMIQECVQSKYAPLASLEEKERTFQATVRELQARLQEQEKRCGEREEEAGKCRQENQKLRAEIQALQNDLRQNYVLAETSRETERALTGKADGLSRQLQELQRKLAEVEGEKERLQEENARQGLEAAEAQSRLQGQYVPMEQVEALKGLLGDTIEDLRRELGGKTASWQQEVQKAQELQQELASLRAASVPLAEHAQEKEALQGEVAALQAALREKEEESRRRSAEVSQLQSDIQRAKQDMQELEGREASERSQNEAARSTLEAEASCMAEKVAALTEELEAVRGEAMQAKVEELSARDEKEELQTRSFSIEQEIQDQKERCDKSLSTITELQKRIQESAKQVEAKDNKITELLKDVERLKQALNGLSQLTYSSALPAKRQAQQTEALQGQVKTLQQQLADAERQHQEVISIYRTHLLSAVQGHMDEDVQAALLQILRMRQGLVC from the exons CTGACAGCAGACTGGAACAAGTACGATGACCGGCTGATGAAGGCAGCTGAGCGGGGTGACGTGGAGAAGATCGCGTCGGTCCTTTCGAAAAAGGGGGTGAACCCCACGAAATTGGATGTGGAAGGAAGATCCGC ATTCCATGTTGTGGCCTCCAAGGGGAATCTGGACTGTCTGAACACCATCCTGGTTCACGGAGTTGACCTTGTTGCCACGGACGCTGCAG GAAGGAATGCTCTGCACCTGGCTGCGAAATACGGCCACGCACTTTGCCTGCAAAAACTGCTACAG TACAACTGCCCGACAGAAAATGCGGACCTTCAGGGCCGAACTGCACTGCACGATGCAG CCATGTCCGACTGTCCCTCCAGCATCCAGCTGCTGTGTGATCACGGTGCCTCTGTGAACGCCAGAGATACA gATGGAAGGACGCCGCTGGTGCTGGCCACGCAGATGTGCCGTCCAATCATAAGCCAGCTCTTGCTCGACAGAGGCGCTGATGTCAATGCCAGAGACAAGCAGAACCG GACCGCTCTGATGCTAGGCTGCGAATACGGCTGCAAGGATGCCGTGGAGGTCTTGCTCAGGAACGGCGCGGATACCGCGGCAGTGGATGCCCTCGGCCACGACTGTTGTTACTATGCGAGGATCGGAGACAACGTTGATATCTTGCAGCTCCTAAAAGCTGCCTTGGAGGAGTCCAGCAAAA TGGGTTTCGAAGGTGTGAAGAAAGGGCAGCCTGTCATCAAG GTGCCCAACCTGCTGCCCAAGTGGAGTCTGCCCAGTGCCCCGGAGGAAGCCGCCTTCAAGCCCTATCAGAAGGAACACCGGAACGTGCAG GACGTGGAAAGGGAGAACGAAGACCTGAAGGGCCGCATGAGGGAGGTCCAGCAGGAGCATCGCATCCTCCTGGAGCGCATCAACgggctgcagctgcagctgaaCGAG GAACAGATGGTGGCCGATGACCTGGAAAGTGAG AAGGATGAGCTGGGAAGGCTCCTGACAGCCAAGGAGCGGCAGCAGGAGGAGAGCCTGCGGGCTCTGGAGGCCCTGAAGTCCAAGCTGCGGCTCTACGAG AGTGACCATGCCGTGCCGGGAAGCAGTTTTGTTAACC AAGAAGTTCTGCTTAAGCAGGGTCCAGGATATTCTGCAGAGCAGCAG AGCCGGTCGATGGTGCGGCCCCTGGAACTCTCTGGCCCCGGCCACTCTCTGGCCTCGGAGGCCGAAGCCCTGAAGCGAGAGCTGAGCCACCTGCGGAGCTGCTACGAGGCCGCCAGAGGGGAGGTGGGCAAGCTGCAGCTGGAGCTGTCCCACAAGTCTGCCGAGTGCCGGGCCCTGGCCTCCGAGTGCGAGAGGACCAAGCAGGAGTCCGACCGGCAGATCAGGCAGCTGGAGGACGCCCTGAAGGACGTCCAGAAGAGGATGTTCGACTCGGAAGGGAAGGTCAAGCAGATGCAGAGCCACTTCCTGGCCCTGAAGGAGCACCTGACCAGTgaggcggcggcgggaggcgGCAAGGCGGCGGAAGAGCTGAAGGGGCAGCTGAAGGACTTGAAGGCCAAGTACGAGGGGGCCTCCGCGGAGGTGGGCAAGCTGAGGAACCAGCTGAAGCAGAACGAGctcctggtggaggagttccggCGAGACGAGGGCCGCCTGGTGCAGGAGAACAAGCGGCTGCAGGCGGAGCTCGGCGGGTGGCGGGCCGAGCgcgagaggaaggagaagaggcttTCGGAGGCCGAGGGCCAGCTGAAGGAGGCGGCGGCAAAGTTCGAAAAAATGAAAAACTCCCTTTCCGGGGAAGTCAGCGAGAGGGCCAGGAAGTTAGCAGAGATGGAGGAAGAGCGCGGGAAGTTGCATGAAGAGAGTCAGCTGCTCAGGGCGGAACTCGAGCGGCAGAAAGCGCAGCTGGCCCAGGCCGTGAGGCCGGAGGAGCACCGGCAGCTGAAGAGCAGGTACGAGCAGAGAGCCCAGGAGCTGGAGAGGGCCCAGTCGGAGCTGGGGCTGCAGAACCAGGCCTTGCGGAAGGAGGTGGAGCGAGCCAGTGCTGAGAGAGGCCTGCTGAGAGGGCAGGTGGACGCGCTGCGCAGCGAGATGAAGAGCCAGCACGTCCCTCTGCAAGTCACCGAAGAGCTGAAGAAAGCAAACCAGAAGGCGCTGGAGGAGCTGAACAGAAAGCTTGGGGAAGCCACGGAGAAGTGTCACGGGTACAAAGCAGAGGTGGAGAAGCTGCTGGCGGAAAAGGCCTCCCTAGGGGAGAACCTGGCTCAGCTCCAGGCCACGTACGTCCCTCCGGAAAAGCACCAGCAGGAGGCGGGGGCCTTGAAGTCTACCATCGCTGCCCTGCAGGAGCAGCTGGCCAAGCTGGGCCAGATGTACGGAGAGGAGCGGGCCCACGCGCGGAAGCTCCTCACCGAAAACGCGGCTCTTCAGAAGACGATGGAGGAGCAGTATGTGCCCGCCTCAACTCACGAGGAGGCCAAGCAGGCCTTGAACAGCATGCTGGAAAAAACAGGCCGGGAGCTGCTGGATCTGaaggagaaaatggaaagtgTTAAGCAGGAATTTGTGAATGGGAATGAGGAGAATGCGGCGTTGAAAAAGAAGCTGTGGGGCCTGCAGTGCCAGGTAGAGGGGGGGGAGTATGTCAGCAGGAAGGACCACGAGGGTCAGGTCTGTGCTCTGAACAGAGCCGTGCAGGAGCTCCAGCAGAGCCATGCCGAAGTGCTGGGGCAATGCCAGGCCAAGCAAGAGGAGGTGTCTCAGCTGCACGCGGAGATCGAAGCCCAGAAGAAGGAGCTGGACATGATCCAGGAGTGCGTCCAGTCCAAGTATGCTCCGCTGGCCAGTCTGGAGGAGAAGGAGCGGACCTTCCAGGCCACCGTCAGGGAGCTGCAAGCTCGGCTGCAGGAGCAGGAGAAGCGCTGCGGGGAGCGAGAGGAGGAGGCGGGGAAGTGCCGCCAGGAGAACCAGAAGCTGCGGGCCGAGATCCAGGCCCTCCAAAACGACCTGCGGCAGAACTACGTCCTGGCTGAAACCTCACGGGAGACGGAGAGGGCGTTGACGGGCAAGGCGGACGGCCTGAGCAGGCAGCTGCAGGAGCTCCAGCGGAAGCTAGCAGAAGTGGAGGGCGAAAAGGAGCGGCTCCAGGAGGAGAACGCCCGGCAGGGCCTGGAGGCGGCTGAGGCCCAGAGCCGCCTGCAGGGCCAGTATGTCCCTATGGAGCAGGTGGAAGCCTTGAAGGGGCTGCTGGGAGACACCATCGAGGACCTGCGGAGAGAGCTGGGCGGCAAGACGGCCAGCTGGCAGCAAGAGGTTCAGAAGGCCCAGGAGCTGCAGCAGGAGCTGGCCAGCCTGCGAGCCGCCTCCGTGCCTTTGGCCGAGCACGCCCAGGAAAAGGAAGCCCTGCAGGGAGAGGTGGCGGCCCTCCAAGCTGCCttgagagagaaggaagaggagagccGGAGGAGAAGCGCAGAAGTCTCCCAGCTGCAGTCCGACATCCAAAGGGCCAAGCAAGACATGCAGGAGCTGGAGGGTCGGGAGGCGTCGGAGCGCTCCCAGAACGAGGCGGCAAGGAGCACCCTGGAGGCTGAAGCGAGCTGCATGGCCGAGAAAGTGGCCGCCTTGACCGAGGAGCTGGAGGCCGTGCGGggagaggccatgcaggccaagGTGGAGGAGCTCTCCGCCCGGGACgagaaggaggagctgcagaccCGGAGCTTCAGCATCGAGCAGGAGATCCAGGACCAGAAGGAGCGCTGCGACAAGTCACTGAGTACCATCACAGAGCTGCAGAAGAGGATCCAAGAGTCCGCCAAGCAGGTGGAGGCCAAGGACAACAAG
- the UACA gene encoding uveal autoantigen with coiled-coil domains and ankyrin repeats isoform X1 produces MKSLKSRLRWAEAAPGGAGGPGGSLTALGGLTADWNKYDDRLMKAAERGDVEKIASVLSKKGVNPTKLDVEGRSAFHVVASKGNLDCLNTILVHGVDLVATDAAGRNALHLAAKYGHALCLQKLLQYNCPTENADLQGRTALHDAAMSDCPSSIQLLCDHGASVNARDTDGRTPLVLATQMCRPIISQLLLDRGADVNARDKQNRTALMLGCEYGCKDAVEVLLRNGADTAAVDALGHDCCYYARIGDNVDILQLLKAALEESSKMGFEGVKKGQPVIKVPNLLPKWSLPSAPEEAAFKPYQKEHRNVQDVERENEDLKGRMREVQQEHRILLERINGLQLQLNEEQMVADDLESEKDELGRLLTAKERQQEESLRALEALKSKLRLYESDHAVPGSSFVNRKEEVLLKQGPGYSAEQQSRSMVRPLELSGPGHSLASEAEALKRELSHLRSCYEAARGEVGKLQLELSHKSAECRALASECERTKQESDRQIRQLEDALKDVQKRMFDSEGKVKQMQSHFLALKEHLTSEAAAGGGKAAEELKGQLKDLKAKYEGASAEVGKLRNQLKQNELLVEEFRRDEGRLVQENKRLQAELGGWRAERERKEKRLSEAEGQLKEAAAKFEKMKNSLSGEVSERARKLAEMEEERGKLHEESQLLRAELERQKAQLAQAVRPEEHRQLKSRYEQRAQELERAQSELGLQNQALRKEVERASAERGLLRGQVDALRSEMKSQHVPLQVTEELKKANQKALEELNRKLGEATEKCHGYKAEVEKLLAEKASLGENLAQLQATYVPPEKHQQEAGALKSTIAALQEQLAKLGQMYGEERAHARKLLTENAALQKTMEEQYVPASTHEEAKQALNSMLEKTGRELLDLKEKMESVKQEFVNGNEENAALKKKLWGLQCQVEGGEYVSRKDHEGQVCALNRAVQELQQSHAEVLGQCQAKQEEVSQLHAEIEAQKKELDMIQECVQSKYAPLASLEEKERTFQATVRELQARLQEQEKRCGEREEEAGKCRQENQKLRAEIQALQNDLRQNYVLAETSRETERALTGKADGLSRQLQELQRKLAEVEGEKERLQEENARQGLEAAEAQSRLQGQYVPMEQVEALKGLLGDTIEDLRRELGGKTASWQQEVQKAQELQQELASLRAASVPLAEHAQEKEALQGEVAALQAALREKEEESRRRSAEVSQLQSDIQRAKQDMQELEGREASERSQNEAARSTLEAEASCMAEKVAALTEELEAVRGEAMQAKVEELSARDEKEELQTRSFSIEQEIQDQKERCDKSLSTITELQKRIQESAKQVEAKDNKITELLKDVERLKQALNGLSQLTYSSALPAKRQAQQTEALQGQVKTLQQQLADAERQHQEVISIYRTHLLSAVQGHMDEDVQAALLQILRMRQGLVC; encoded by the exons CTGACAGCAGACTGGAACAAGTACGATGACCGGCTGATGAAGGCAGCTGAGCGGGGTGACGTGGAGAAGATCGCGTCGGTCCTTTCGAAAAAGGGGGTGAACCCCACGAAATTGGATGTGGAAGGAAGATCCGC ATTCCATGTTGTGGCCTCCAAGGGGAATCTGGACTGTCTGAACACCATCCTGGTTCACGGAGTTGACCTTGTTGCCACGGACGCTGCAG GAAGGAATGCTCTGCACCTGGCTGCGAAATACGGCCACGCACTTTGCCTGCAAAAACTGCTACAG TACAACTGCCCGACAGAAAATGCGGACCTTCAGGGCCGAACTGCACTGCACGATGCAG CCATGTCCGACTGTCCCTCCAGCATCCAGCTGCTGTGTGATCACGGTGCCTCTGTGAACGCCAGAGATACA gATGGAAGGACGCCGCTGGTGCTGGCCACGCAGATGTGCCGTCCAATCATAAGCCAGCTCTTGCTCGACAGAGGCGCTGATGTCAATGCCAGAGACAAGCAGAACCG GACCGCTCTGATGCTAGGCTGCGAATACGGCTGCAAGGATGCCGTGGAGGTCTTGCTCAGGAACGGCGCGGATACCGCGGCAGTGGATGCCCTCGGCCACGACTGTTGTTACTATGCGAGGATCGGAGACAACGTTGATATCTTGCAGCTCCTAAAAGCTGCCTTGGAGGAGTCCAGCAAAA TGGGTTTCGAAGGTGTGAAGAAAGGGCAGCCTGTCATCAAG GTGCCCAACCTGCTGCCCAAGTGGAGTCTGCCCAGTGCCCCGGAGGAAGCCGCCTTCAAGCCCTATCAGAAGGAACACCGGAACGTGCAG GACGTGGAAAGGGAGAACGAAGACCTGAAGGGCCGCATGAGGGAGGTCCAGCAGGAGCATCGCATCCTCCTGGAGCGCATCAACgggctgcagctgcagctgaaCGAG GAACAGATGGTGGCCGATGACCTGGAAAGTGAG AAGGATGAGCTGGGAAGGCTCCTGACAGCCAAGGAGCGGCAGCAGGAGGAGAGCCTGCGGGCTCTGGAGGCCCTGAAGTCCAAGCTGCGGCTCTACGAG AGTGACCATGCCGTGCCGGGAAGCAGTTTTGTTAACC ggaAAGAAGAAGTTCTGCTTAAGCAGGGTCCAGGATATTCTGCAGAGCAGCAG AGCCGGTCGATGGTGCGGCCCCTGGAACTCTCTGGCCCCGGCCACTCTCTGGCCTCGGAGGCCGAAGCCCTGAAGCGAGAGCTGAGCCACCTGCGGAGCTGCTACGAGGCCGCCAGAGGGGAGGTGGGCAAGCTGCAGCTGGAGCTGTCCCACAAGTCTGCCGAGTGCCGGGCCCTGGCCTCCGAGTGCGAGAGGACCAAGCAGGAGTCCGACCGGCAGATCAGGCAGCTGGAGGACGCCCTGAAGGACGTCCAGAAGAGGATGTTCGACTCGGAAGGGAAGGTCAAGCAGATGCAGAGCCACTTCCTGGCCCTGAAGGAGCACCTGACCAGTgaggcggcggcgggaggcgGCAAGGCGGCGGAAGAGCTGAAGGGGCAGCTGAAGGACTTGAAGGCCAAGTACGAGGGGGCCTCCGCGGAGGTGGGCAAGCTGAGGAACCAGCTGAAGCAGAACGAGctcctggtggaggagttccggCGAGACGAGGGCCGCCTGGTGCAGGAGAACAAGCGGCTGCAGGCGGAGCTCGGCGGGTGGCGGGCCGAGCgcgagaggaaggagaagaggcttTCGGAGGCCGAGGGCCAGCTGAAGGAGGCGGCGGCAAAGTTCGAAAAAATGAAAAACTCCCTTTCCGGGGAAGTCAGCGAGAGGGCCAGGAAGTTAGCAGAGATGGAGGAAGAGCGCGGGAAGTTGCATGAAGAGAGTCAGCTGCTCAGGGCGGAACTCGAGCGGCAGAAAGCGCAGCTGGCCCAGGCCGTGAGGCCGGAGGAGCACCGGCAGCTGAAGAGCAGGTACGAGCAGAGAGCCCAGGAGCTGGAGAGGGCCCAGTCGGAGCTGGGGCTGCAGAACCAGGCCTTGCGGAAGGAGGTGGAGCGAGCCAGTGCTGAGAGAGGCCTGCTGAGAGGGCAGGTGGACGCGCTGCGCAGCGAGATGAAGAGCCAGCACGTCCCTCTGCAAGTCACCGAAGAGCTGAAGAAAGCAAACCAGAAGGCGCTGGAGGAGCTGAACAGAAAGCTTGGGGAAGCCACGGAGAAGTGTCACGGGTACAAAGCAGAGGTGGAGAAGCTGCTGGCGGAAAAGGCCTCCCTAGGGGAGAACCTGGCTCAGCTCCAGGCCACGTACGTCCCTCCGGAAAAGCACCAGCAGGAGGCGGGGGCCTTGAAGTCTACCATCGCTGCCCTGCAGGAGCAGCTGGCCAAGCTGGGCCAGATGTACGGAGAGGAGCGGGCCCACGCGCGGAAGCTCCTCACCGAAAACGCGGCTCTTCAGAAGACGATGGAGGAGCAGTATGTGCCCGCCTCAACTCACGAGGAGGCCAAGCAGGCCTTGAACAGCATGCTGGAAAAAACAGGCCGGGAGCTGCTGGATCTGaaggagaaaatggaaagtgTTAAGCAGGAATTTGTGAATGGGAATGAGGAGAATGCGGCGTTGAAAAAGAAGCTGTGGGGCCTGCAGTGCCAGGTAGAGGGGGGGGAGTATGTCAGCAGGAAGGACCACGAGGGTCAGGTCTGTGCTCTGAACAGAGCCGTGCAGGAGCTCCAGCAGAGCCATGCCGAAGTGCTGGGGCAATGCCAGGCCAAGCAAGAGGAGGTGTCTCAGCTGCACGCGGAGATCGAAGCCCAGAAGAAGGAGCTGGACATGATCCAGGAGTGCGTCCAGTCCAAGTATGCTCCGCTGGCCAGTCTGGAGGAGAAGGAGCGGACCTTCCAGGCCACCGTCAGGGAGCTGCAAGCTCGGCTGCAGGAGCAGGAGAAGCGCTGCGGGGAGCGAGAGGAGGAGGCGGGGAAGTGCCGCCAGGAGAACCAGAAGCTGCGGGCCGAGATCCAGGCCCTCCAAAACGACCTGCGGCAGAACTACGTCCTGGCTGAAACCTCACGGGAGACGGAGAGGGCGTTGACGGGCAAGGCGGACGGCCTGAGCAGGCAGCTGCAGGAGCTCCAGCGGAAGCTAGCAGAAGTGGAGGGCGAAAAGGAGCGGCTCCAGGAGGAGAACGCCCGGCAGGGCCTGGAGGCGGCTGAGGCCCAGAGCCGCCTGCAGGGCCAGTATGTCCCTATGGAGCAGGTGGAAGCCTTGAAGGGGCTGCTGGGAGACACCATCGAGGACCTGCGGAGAGAGCTGGGCGGCAAGACGGCCAGCTGGCAGCAAGAGGTTCAGAAGGCCCAGGAGCTGCAGCAGGAGCTGGCCAGCCTGCGAGCCGCCTCCGTGCCTTTGGCCGAGCACGCCCAGGAAAAGGAAGCCCTGCAGGGAGAGGTGGCGGCCCTCCAAGCTGCCttgagagagaaggaagaggagagccGGAGGAGAAGCGCAGAAGTCTCCCAGCTGCAGTCCGACATCCAAAGGGCCAAGCAAGACATGCAGGAGCTGGAGGGTCGGGAGGCGTCGGAGCGCTCCCAGAACGAGGCGGCAAGGAGCACCCTGGAGGCTGAAGCGAGCTGCATGGCCGAGAAAGTGGCCGCCTTGACCGAGGAGCTGGAGGCCGTGCGGggagaggccatgcaggccaagGTGGAGGAGCTCTCCGCCCGGGACgagaaggaggagctgcagaccCGGAGCTTCAGCATCGAGCAGGAGATCCAGGACCAGAAGGAGCGCTGCGACAAGTCACTGAGTACCATCACAGAGCTGCAGAAGAGGATCCAAGAGTCCGCCAAGCAGGTGGAGGCCAAGGACAACAAG